From the genome of Spirochaetota bacterium, one region includes:
- a CDS encoding rod shape-determining protein yields MNLFGRITDAFTNEIGVDLGTANTLIYVKGKGIVLSEPSVVSIETRTGNVIAVGYEAKRMLERTPGEIMAIRPMKDGVIADFEAVGKMLKYFLLKAQDRKLIKPTVVIGVPSGVTEVERRAVREAAELAGAAKIYLVEQSLAAAIGAELPISEPYGHMVIDIGGGTTEIAVISLGGIVVSKSIKVGGDKFDEAIVHYLKKNHNLLIGETTAEEIKKNIGSASPLQEVLTMEVKGRDTITGLPKTIRADSTEIREALQGPLQEILDAVKQVLDETPATLSADLVDRGIVLTGGGALLKGMDKFFQHHMKIPVIVASNPMACVAVGTGKYLDFLRQHKIGQII; encoded by the coding sequence ATGAATCTTTTTGGTAGGATTACAGATGCATTTACAAATGAGATTGGAGTAGATTTAGGAACAGCAAATACACTGATTTATGTAAAAGGAAAGGGGATAGTTCTTTCGGAACCTTCTGTTGTATCAATAGAAACTAGGACTGGTAATGTGATAGCAGTAGGATACGAAGCAAAAAGAATGCTTGAGAGAACACCTGGTGAGATTATGGCTATCAGACCTATGAAGGATGGTGTAATTGCAGATTTTGAGGCAGTTGGTAAGATGCTTAAGTATTTTCTTTTAAAGGCTCAAGACAGAAAACTTATAAAACCAACTGTGGTAATAGGAGTTCCTTCAGGTGTTACAGAAGTTGAGAGAAGGGCGGTCCGAGAAGCAGCAGAACTTGCAGGTGCAGCAAAGATATATTTGGTTGAGCAATCATTAGCAGCAGCAATCGGCGCAGAACTACCTATAAGCGAACCTTACGGACATATGGTGATAGACATAGGCGGAGGCACTACCGAAATAGCAGTTATATCTCTCGGTGGCATAGTTGTTTCAAAATCAATAAAAGTCGGTGGTGACAAATTTGATGAAGCGATAGTTCATTACTTAAAGAAAAACCATAACTTACTTATTGGAGAAACAACAGCAGAAGAGATAAAGAAAAACATAGGCAGTGCATCTCCATTACAAGAAGTTCTAACTATGGAAGTAAAAGGTAGAGATACGATAACAGGATTACCAAAAACTATAAGAGCAGATAGCACTGAAATAAGGGAAGCACTACAAGGACCTCTACAGGAGATACTAGACGCTGTAAAGCAGGTTCTTGATGAAACTCCAGCAACTCTATCCGCTGACTTGGTTGATAGGGGAATAGTCCTTACAGGTGGTGGTGCTTTACTAAAGGGTATGGATAAGTTCTTCCAACACCATATGAAAATACCAGTTATAGTAGCAAGCAATCCTATGGCTTGTGTTGCGGTAGGAACTGGTAAATATCTGGATTTCTTAAGGCAACACAAGATAGGACAAATAATATAG
- a CDS encoding fibronectin type III domain-containing protein has product MIRVIFTVLLLIFGWNTKVLSSQIILKLEDFGFVSERLDVMNIPPQSIFLDLSKDQPDDMRFIKYSFDTQLVGSKKVGKFFTKHHGISFISSQSLIGVPIISSIFSIYLSFWASRLDEGTVLARFYSIEDTSRSIEVFVRKSRIHISIKGIVVKPDGERKEVELISDETITPKNWYEISLVLDTINSRISFYINGIETDREIVKPASIELATTESIIEFFTDFFGYGESILITPTFIRSMPKRTIQIPNLISKVIDTRDPSTRIDKIILNGKGKFIIQYRISNNLYELLNNVADWKDINEIKDRKGRYIQVKITPVMDYEQNALESIEIHTINDIQPQRPSILSAESRKNGEVTVYWKNDIDDEIEYYEIYYGPFDRKYFGSESLNGVSPIRVKKPLKFYPVLKYTIRGLANNKTYYFAIRSVRKDGSKSEYSEETSAVPSISVSRGN; this is encoded by the coding sequence ATGATAAGAGTAATATTCACAGTATTACTATTAATCTTTGGATGGAATACAAAAGTACTATCCTCACAGATCATATTGAAACTTGAAGATTTTGGGTTTGTAAGTGAGAGACTAGATGTTATGAATATACCACCACAGAGCATATTCCTTGACCTTTCAAAAGATCAACCTGACGATATGAGATTCATAAAATACTCCTTTGACACTCAACTTGTTGGTAGTAAAAAAGTTGGCAAGTTCTTTACAAAGCACCATGGCATATCGTTCATATCATCTCAAAGTCTAATAGGAGTTCCTATAATAAGCAGCATATTCTCAATTTATCTGTCATTTTGGGCTTCTAGACTTGATGAAGGAACAGTTCTGGCTAGGTTCTACTCTATTGAAGATACCAGTAGAAGTATTGAAGTATTCGTAAGAAAGTCAAGAATACACATATCCATCAAAGGCATTGTGGTCAAACCTGATGGAGAGAGGAAGGAAGTTGAGTTAATTTCTGATGAAACGATAACACCAAAAAATTGGTATGAAATATCTTTGGTTCTTGATACTATAAATTCTAGAATATCATTCTACATAAATGGAATTGAAACCGACAGAGAGATAGTCAAACCAGCTAGTATTGAACTAGCAACTACTGAAAGCATAATAGAATTTTTTACAGACTTTTTTGGGTATGGTGAAAGCATATTAATTACCCCAACATTTATAAGATCAATGCCTAAAAGAACTATTCAAATTCCTAATTTGATTTCTAAAGTAATAGATACTAGAGATCCATCAACGAGAATTGATAAGATCATACTAAACGGCAAAGGTAAATTTATAATCCAATATAGAATATCAAACAATCTATACGAACTACTAAATAACGTAGCCGATTGGAAGGATATCAACGAAATCAAAGATAGGAAAGGAAGGTATATACAAGTCAAGATAACCCCTGTTATGGATTACGAACAGAATGCACTTGAAAGTATAGAAATACATACGATTAATGATATACAACCCCAAAGACCTTCAATACTATCTGCAGAGTCTAGGAAAAACGGAGAGGTAACCGTATATTGGAAGAACGATATTGATGATGAGATTGAATACTATGAGATATATTATGGTCCTTTTGACAGAAAATATTTTGGAAGCGAATCACTGAACGGAGTATCACCGATAAGGGTCAAAAAACCATTAAAATTCTATCCAGTCCTTAAATACACCATAAGAGGATTAGCAAACAATAAGACTTATTACTTTGCCATAAGGAGTGTAAGGAAAGATGGATCAAAGAGTGAATATTCCGAAGAAACAAGTGCTGTCCCATCAATAAGTGTGAGTAGAGGTAATTAG
- a CDS encoding glutathione S-transferase N-terminal domain-containing protein, with product MEVKVYSTPSCPYCNMVKNYLRSKGIKFVDYDVSKDERKAMEMVRISGQMGVPVVVINGKVIVGFNKPMIDRMLNLS from the coding sequence ATGGAAGTCAAAGTTTATTCTACACCTAGTTGTCCATACTGCAATATGGTTAAGAATTACTTAAGGTCAAAAGGTATAAAATTTGTTGATTACGATGTATCCAAAGATGAAAGAAAGGCTATGGAAATGGTTAGGATTTCAGGACAGATGGGAGTTCCTGTAGTGGTCATAAACGGAAAAGTTATAGTCGGTTTCAATAAGCCAATGATAGACAGGATGTTAAATCTTTCATAG
- a CDS encoding ParB N-terminal domain-containing protein, giving the protein MSLKSRIEFEKARARSKLNEIIMSLSIGANELFSLDEVKLLTKSYAYRYRGIQSIPLSKIKGSEGRYNDFDREFLPKHEGVRDKWENMMDFIDKTPKIPPIVVYKIGNSYIVRDGNHRVSVAKRLGLEYIDAEVIEMLTKFPIKELSEKELLLADAYHLFIEETHFDKVLPNAHIELTNPWGYITLIEHIKTYKYFVSERLGREVSIEEAVKDWYQNMFLKVTEIIKKKKLTKYFPHRTPDDIYIWIMDHWHYLKENTENPLLPIEKAIEDFEKFHQRIDISRIKKTIISLILLPIKLLYKFLRFLLKKVI; this is encoded by the coding sequence ATGTCTCTCAAAAGTAGGATTGAATTTGAAAAAGCAAGAGCAAGAAGCAAACTAAACGAAATAATAATGAGTTTATCCATAGGAGCAAACGAACTCTTCTCTCTTGATGAAGTTAAACTATTAACAAAATCCTACGCCTACAGGTATAGAGGTATTCAAAGCATTCCACTGTCAAAAATAAAAGGTAGCGAAGGTAGGTATAACGACTTTGATAGAGAGTTCTTACCTAAACATGAAGGAGTAAGAGATAAATGGGAAAACATGATGGACTTCATTGATAAAACACCAAAAATACCACCAATAGTTGTCTATAAGATTGGAAACAGCTATATAGTAAGAGATGGAAATCATAGAGTTTCGGTAGCAAAAAGACTTGGTCTTGAATACATTGACGCAGAAGTCATTGAAATGTTAACAAAATTTCCTATAAAAGAATTATCCGAAAAAGAATTACTATTGGCAGACGCATACCACCTGTTCATTGAAGAAACACACTTTGACAAAGTTCTACCAAACGCTCACATAGAACTCACAAACCCTTGGGGATACATAACATTAATTGAACACATAAAAACTTACAAATACTTCGTAAGCGAAAGACTAGGAAGAGAAGTATCAATTGAAGAAGCAGTAAAAGATTGGTATCAAAATATGTTTCTCAAGGTAACTGAAATCATAAAAAAGAAAAAATTAACCAAATACTTCCCTCACAGAACTCCCGATGATATTTACATATGGATTATGGATCATTGGCACTACCTGAAAGAGAATACCGAAAATCCACTACTTCCTATAGAGAAAGCCATTGAAGACTTTGAAAAATTCCACCAAAGAATAGATATCAGTAGAATAAAAAAAACAATAATAAGCCTAATACTCCTACCAATAAAACTTCTTTACAAATTCCTAAGGTTCTTGCTAAAGAAAGTAATCTAA
- a CDS encoding ParB/RepB/Spo0J family partition protein — translation MKERGLGKGIKALLEDFDLEDRSKITNVSIDKIKPNPNQPRKNFNENSLKELAESIKEKGILQPIIVRERNGYYEIVAGERRWRSAKIAGLSEVPVIIRNDIDDTNSLELALIENIQREDLNPIDLASAYNELIEKYNLTQEDISKVVGKSRSAVANTLRLLKLPDKVKEYIIQGTLSEGHGRTLLSLESDEEILKVAKECIDKNLSVRELEELINFRKNSGITLNVSRETKQNKNISKSMEISNIEEDFIERLGTKVSVIGDLNKGKIVINYYSRDDLEKIYSILMNKK, via the coding sequence ATGAAGGAAAGAGGACTTGGGAAGGGGATAAAAGCATTACTTGAAGACTTTGATTTAGAAGATAGATCAAAAATAACCAATGTTAGTATTGACAAGATAAAGCCAAATCCAAATCAACCAAGAAAGAACTTTAATGAAAACTCTTTAAAGGAACTTGCAGAATCAATAAAAGAGAAGGGGATATTACAACCTATAATTGTTAGAGAGAGGAATGGATATTATGAGATAGTAGCGGGTGAGAGGAGGTGGCGTTCAGCAAAGATTGCTGGATTATCGGAGGTTCCAGTTATAATTAGAAATGACATTGATGACACAAACAGTTTGGAACTAGCATTGATAGAAAATATTCAAAGGGAAGATCTAAACCCGATTGACCTAGCTAGCGCTTACAACGAACTTATAGAGAAATACAATCTTACACAAGAGGACATATCAAAAGTCGTAGGTAAAAGTAGGTCTGCCGTTGCGAACACTTTAAGGCTACTAAAATTACCAGATAAGGTTAAAGAATATATAATTCAAGGAACACTTTCAGAAGGTCATGGTAGAACACTACTTTCACTAGAAAGTGATGAAGAAATACTAAAAGTGGCAAAGGAGTGTATAGACAAGAATTTATCTGTTAGAGAACTTGAAGAACTTATCAATTTTCGCAAAAATTCTGGTATAACTCTGAATGTTTCACGTGAAACAAAACAAAATAAAAACATTTCAAAAAGCATGGAAATTTCAAACATAGAAGAAGACTTTATAGAAAGATTAGGAACCAAAGTTTCTGTAATAGGCGACTTAAATAAGGGAAAGATAGTAATAAATTACTACTCTAGAGATGACCTTGAAAAAATTTATAGTATCTTGATGAACAAAAAATAA
- a CDS encoding AAA family ATPase: MGKCIVVANQKGGVGKTTTVINISHYIAMRGYKVLAVDIDPQGNLGRGLGIELSSSRKGTYEALMNQEDPNDIVIPSKYDNLFILPANIQLAGAQVELMDYEDKDFRLKNFISEVKEFFDFIFIDTPPSLGILTINGLVAADSVLIPLQTEFFAMEGLVQLLKTIKTIQKSLNTSLTIEGLLLTMYDIRTKLSKDVAEQAKDYFKERVYNSFIPRNVRLSEAPSYGKSIFDYDPTCPGAIAYQKVAEEILAANKI, encoded by the coding sequence ATGGGGAAGTGTATAGTAGTTGCAAATCAAAAAGGTGGGGTTGGCAAGACAACAACTGTCATAAATATATCGCACTACATTGCAATGAGAGGCTACAAAGTTTTAGCAGTGGATATAGATCCTCAAGGTAATCTTGGCAGGGGGCTTGGAATAGAACTTTCCAGTTCAAGAAAGGGAACTTACGAAGCACTTATGAACCAAGAAGACCCAAATGATATTGTTATACCCTCTAAATATGATAATTTATTCATTCTTCCTGCTAATATTCAGTTGGCTGGAGCACAGGTTGAACTAATGGACTATGAAGATAAGGATTTCAGACTAAAAAATTTTATTTCAGAAGTTAAAGAATTCTTTGACTTTATCTTTATAGACACTCCACCATCGCTGGGCATTCTTACAATAAATGGACTAGTTGCTGCGGATAGTGTTTTAATTCCTTTGCAGACAGAATTTTTTGCCATGGAAGGATTAGTTCAACTTCTCAAAACCATAAAAACAATTCAGAAATCTCTCAATACTTCATTGACGATTGAAGGATTATTACTGACTATGTATGACATAAGGACGAAGTTATCAAAAGATGTAGCAGAGCAGGCAAAAGATTATTTCAAAGAGAGAGTATATAACAGTTTTATCCCTAGAAATGTAAGGCTATCTGAAGCACCTAGTTATGGCAAATCAATATTTGATTATGATCCGACCTGTCCGGGAGCAATAGCATACCAAAAGGTAGCAGAAGAAATATTAGCAGCAAATAAAATCTAA
- a CDS encoding CPBP family intramembrane metalloprotease yields MNRKIIIFIVISFTFSWLVSLAIWIPGINKGENRLILTLLGVVYMFGPAIGAIVSQKVSGEKVLSLGVSFKPNIWWLIGISLTLAISLLNIIISHLLGSGFNSNWEQFKESLYLMYGKDQASGSILGPVDKLGKLFNYNVFIFYLFSIIMGVIAGLSLNSIIAFGEELGWRGLMYNELKDSGFVKSSFLIGLTWGVWHAPIISLGHNFPMHPFEGIFMMIVFCIAMSFIMNYFRYRSNSVVLSSMMHGTFNGVAGLYIYTNYLKNDILYNITGVSGIIAIILVLLFILIFDRSILKEKLQ; encoded by the coding sequence ATGAACAGAAAAATCATCATCTTCATTGTAATTTCATTTACATTTAGTTGGCTTGTATCTCTTGCAATATGGATACCAGGTATCAACAAAGGTGAAAATAGACTAATCCTAACCCTATTAGGAGTAGTCTACATGTTTGGTCCAGCCATAGGTGCGATAGTATCTCAAAAAGTTAGTGGAGAAAAAGTCTTATCACTAGGTGTTAGTTTTAAACCTAACATCTGGTGGTTGATAGGAATATCTCTAACCTTAGCAATATCTCTACTTAACATAATTATATCTCATCTACTAGGTTCGGGCTTTAATTCAAATTGGGAGCAATTTAAAGAGAGTTTATACCTTATGTATGGTAAAGACCAGGCATCAGGCTCTATCCTGGGGCCGGTAGATAAATTAGGAAAGTTATTTAATTACAATGTATTTATATTCTATTTATTTTCTATAATTATGGGAGTTATAGCAGGTTTAAGTTTGAACTCTATTATTGCTTTTGGAGAGGAACTGGGTTGGAGAGGATTAATGTACAACGAACTCAAGGATAGCGGATTTGTAAAATCATCTTTTCTGATAGGTCTTACTTGGGGCGTCTGGCATGCACCTATAATATCACTAGGACACAACTTTCCAATGCATCCTTTTGAGGGAATATTTATGATGATAGTATTTTGTATCGCTATGTCTTTCATTATGAACTACTTTAGATACAGATCAAACTCAGTTGTGTTATCTTCTATGATGCACGGAACATTCAATGGAGTAGCAGGACTATATATTTACACGAATTACCTCAAGAACGATATTCTCTATAATATCACTGGAGTTTCAGGAATAATAGCAATTATTTTAGTGTTATTATTCATATTAATCTTTGACAGAAGCATTCTCAAAGAAAAACTACAATAA
- the rimO gene encoding 30S ribosomal protein S12 methylthiotransferase RimO: MLDLNNSKIVSKKVFIETLGCAKNVVDSERVAYVLKTKGANITESPEEADIIMVNTCGFIEDAKQESIDYILTYARMKEELNKKRQVPQKLVVFGCLAERYKEELIKEIPEIDFISGVKDYLVLLDTLNGKHNGKILDTTKEYNDIIFSDRNFERVVNSEFPYAYLKISEGCNHTCSFCAIPLIRGKQRSRTIQSIVDEAKFLVDNGIKEVILVSQDTSNYGIDIYSKPRLVELLERLNQVDGLEWIRLHYLYPTEVSDELIDAVAGLSKVCKYFDIPLQHVSDRILKLMRRGGNKERYVELISRIREKVKDVAIRTTFIVGFPSETKEEFEELKEFVGNIRFNWMGVFTYSHEEGTYAFSMNDNIPKSTKSRRRNTLLRIQQKITEEELRKLVGKVKKVMIDTVLDDRNYIARSEINSPEIDGAIHLVSTRKLSKGDVVDAFVVKVVGYDLYARTI, encoded by the coding sequence ATGTTGGATTTGAATAATTCAAAAATAGTCTCAAAAAAAGTCTTCATAGAGACACTTGGTTGTGCTAAAAATGTAGTAGATTCTGAGAGAGTTGCTTACGTTCTCAAGACAAAAGGAGCGAATATCACTGAATCTCCAGAAGAAGCAGATATAATTATGGTTAATACATGTGGTTTTATAGAGGATGCCAAGCAAGAGTCTATTGACTACATACTGACATATGCAAGAATGAAAGAAGAACTCAACAAGAAAAGGCAAGTACCTCAAAAACTTGTAGTCTTTGGATGTCTTGCAGAGAGATACAAAGAGGAATTAATAAAGGAGATACCAGAGATAGACTTTATATCGGGTGTTAAAGACTATCTTGTTTTATTAGACACTCTAAACGGAAAACATAACGGAAAGATATTAGATACAACAAAAGAGTATAACGATATAATATTTTCGGATAGAAATTTTGAAAGGGTTGTAAATTCAGAATTCCCCTACGCATACCTGAAAATATCCGAAGGATGTAATCACACTTGTTCTTTCTGTGCTATCCCCCTCATAAGAGGAAAGCAAAGAAGTAGAACAATACAAAGTATAGTTGATGAAGCAAAGTTTTTAGTGGATAATGGTATTAAAGAAGTCATACTGGTTTCACAGGATACGAGTAATTACGGAATTGATATCTACAGTAAGCCAAGACTGGTAGAACTTCTTGAAAGACTCAATCAAGTAGATGGTTTAGAATGGATTAGATTACATTATCTTTATCCAACAGAAGTTAGTGATGAACTTATTGATGCAGTAGCAGGTCTGAGTAAAGTCTGTAAATATTTTGACATTCCTTTACAGCATGTAAGCGATAGGATACTCAAACTTATGCGACGGGGGGGTAATAAGGAGAGATACGTTGAACTTATAAGTAGGATTAGAGAGAAGGTCAAAGATGTTGCAATAAGAACTACATTTATTGTAGGTTTTCCTTCAGAAACAAAGGAAGAGTTTGAGGAGCTAAAGGAATTCGTTGGTAATATTAGGTTTAATTGGATGGGTGTATTTACATACTCTCACGAGGAAGGAACTTATGCTTTCTCAATGAATGATAATATACCTAAATCAACAAAGTCTAGAAGGAGGAATACTCTTCTTAGGATACAACAGAAGATTACCGAAGAGGAATTGAGGAAGTTAGTTGGCAAGGTTAAGAAGGTTATGATTGATACTGTCCTTGATGATAGAAATTACATAGCAAGGTCCGAAATTAACTCACCTGAAATTGATGGTGCAATACATCTTGTATCAACGAGAAAATTGAGTAAAGGTGATGTTGTTGATGCTTTTGTGGTAAAGGTTGTAGGTTATGACTTGTACGCAAGAACGATCTAA
- a CDS encoding CDP-alcohol phosphatidyltransferase family protein, whose amino-acid sequence MTCTQERSKLKVALVNIFTSLRILLFPIIFILISSGGIINIVVALILFVLGALTDAFDGMIVRKYNLQTKFGFILDPIADKFLVLGTLLAISLVDYLMIPLYFFFIILFRDVLVSILKPISDRNGFPIPTTFFAKLKTTIQFVSIISILVYMLVINFIFKELSKESILSNLGLLGLIPYYTMLLMVLVTIISGIDYIVLFVKGFLRSVKVSRTDER is encoded by the coding sequence ATGACTTGTACGCAAGAACGATCTAAACTCAAGGTTGCTTTGGTAAATATTTTTACATCGTTAAGGATATTACTGTTTCCTATAATATTCATACTAATAAGCAGTGGCGGAATTATAAACATTGTTGTTGCACTTATACTTTTTGTTCTTGGTGCTCTAACTGATGCTTTTGATGGGATGATAGTAAGGAAGTATAACCTTCAGACAAAGTTTGGTTTTATACTTGACCCGATAGCAGATAAGTTTTTAGTTTTAGGAACACTTTTAGCGATTTCTCTTGTTGATTATTTGATGATACCACTCTACTTCTTCTTCATCATACTTTTCAGAGATGTTTTAGTCTCAATACTGAAGCCGATATCGGATAGAAATGGCTTTCCGATACCTACAACATTTTTCGCAAAACTTAAAACGACAATACAGTTTGTAAGTATTATCTCAATACTAGTTTATATGTTGGTAATCAACTTCATTTTCAAAGAACTTTCAAAGGAATCTATACTATCTAATCTTGGGTTGTTAGGTTTAATACCTTACTACACTATGTTGTTGATGGTTTTAGTTACTATAATTTCTGGTATTGATTACATCGTTTTGTTTGTGAAAGGATTCTTGAGGTCAGTTAAGGTATCAAGAACCGATGAAAGGTAA